The following proteins are encoded in a genomic region of Syntrophorhabdaceae bacterium:
- a CDS encoding HDOD domain-containing protein encodes MGSMDIRDLRARVENINALPTIPGVLKRLLGVIENPGVSLNEISNFISNDPALTTKVLKMVNSPIYGFPGRISSVNQAVILLGLNVVKGLLLGVSVFELMQKTMIGLWEHSLGCAIAARLIAEKKGLKEPEEASIDGLLHDIGKVLLILQFPEEYEEAMRDADIGNLSIYGAERAHFGTTHASVGSWMAQKWRFPQKLVDVIEYHHKPHLSKNAPVESAIVHLADILVRARGFGFAGDHTLMAVNPESWQMLDLSEADLRDILGALEESLEMTEELSL; translated from the coding sequence ATGGGTAGCATGGACATCAGGGATCTCCGGGCCAGGGTTGAGAACATCAACGCTTTGCCGACTATTCCGGGTGTCTTGAAAAGGCTTCTTGGGGTCATTGAAAACCCAGGGGTCTCTCTGAACGAGATCAGCAACTTCATATCGAATGACCCTGCCCTTACGACGAAGGTTCTTAAAATGGTCAATTCACCGATATACGGATTTCCCGGCAGGATATCATCGGTAAATCAGGCCGTCATTCTCCTTGGCCTGAACGTTGTTAAGGGCCTGCTCCTCGGTGTTTCGGTCTTTGAGCTCATGCAAAAGACGATGATCGGGCTCTGGGAGCATTCCCTGGGCTGTGCCATCGCTGCAAGGCTTATCGCGGAAAAGAAGGGGTTGAAGGAACCTGAAGAGGCCTCTATTGACGGCCTTCTCCACGACATCGGGAAGGTCCTGCTGATCCTTCAGTTCCCGGAGGAATATGAGGAGGCAATGCGCGATGCGGATATCGGGAACTTAAGCATATATGGTGCTGAACGCGCCCATTTTGGAACAACCCATGCAAGCGTCGGTTCGTGGATGGCCCAGAAATGGCGCTTTCCCCAAAAGCTCGTCGATGTCATCGAGTACCATCACAAGCCGCATCTTTCAAAGAACGCGCCTGTTGAATCTGCAATAGTCCATCTCGCGGACATACTGGTACGGGCAAGGGGGTTCGGGTTTGCCGGCGACCACACCCTTATGGCGGTCAATCCCGAATCCTGGCAGATGCTTGACCTCTCGGAGGCCGACCTCAGGGACATACTGGGGGCCCTCGAAGAGTCCCTGGAGATGACGGAAGAGCTTTCATTATGA
- a CDS encoding diguanylate cyclase encodes MTKKDIVIISQDAALSDLLERTLRDFFRLIPFSNIRPALDYIYNTMPGLLIVDMTGDDPFTTNTLNNLKGDPIFNQLPVLAIFGDAAAVPPWDSLLVEDYMLKSDIEREGLARVDLCIFRSERVVEVNPLTKLPGNISINRQIQKRIDRGDVFALAYGDLDNFKPFNDYYGFTRGDEAIKVAGRLILNIVKNRQPVGGFIGHIGGDDFIYIMDLNLVEEASAEIIQAFDRIMPTFYDPDDGERGYIQTTDRQGKEKRFPLVSLSIGIAHNSNSSFSHYGEFTEIASEMKKHAKYHKGSCYKIDKRQGPA; translated from the coding sequence ATGACCAAAAAGGACATTGTCATTATTTCGCAGGATGCAGCCCTTTCAGATCTCCTGGAGAGGACCTTGCGGGATTTCTTTCGCCTGATACCGTTTTCCAACATCCGGCCTGCCCTTGATTATATCTACAATACAATGCCGGGGCTGCTCATCGTTGACATGACCGGGGACGACCCCTTCACAACGAATACCCTGAACAACCTGAAGGGTGATCCCATCTTCAACCAGCTTCCTGTCCTGGCAATCTTCGGGGATGCCGCTGCGGTTCCTCCCTGGGACTCGCTGCTTGTGGAAGATTACATGTTAAAAAGTGACATTGAAAGAGAGGGTCTCGCCCGGGTCGATCTCTGTATTTTCAGGTCAGAGAGGGTTGTGGAGGTAAACCCCCTTACAAAACTCCCCGGCAATATCTCCATTAACAGGCAGATACAAAAGCGGATAGACCGTGGCGATGTCTTTGCCCTTGCCTACGGCGATCTCGACAATTTTAAACCCTTTAATGATTATTATGGTTTTACCCGCGGCGACGAGGCGATAAAGGTGGCGGGGCGCCTGATCCTGAACATTGTGAAAAACAGGCAGCCGGTCGGGGGCTTTATAGGACATATCGGTGGCGATGATTTTATATACATCATGGATCTAAACCTCGTCGAAGAGGCTTCGGCAGAGATTATCCAGGCATTTGACCGGATCATGCCCACCTTCTACGACCCAGATGACGGGGAGCGGGGCTACATTCAAACAACGGACAGGCAGGGAAAGGAAAAAAGATTCCCCCTTGTCTCCCTTTCCATAGGGATCGCCCACAACAGTAACAGTTCCTTTTCTCATTATGGAGAATTTACAGAGATCGCCTCGGAGATGAAAAAACACGCAAAATATCATAAGGGCAGCTGCTACAAGATAGATAAGCGGCAAGGCCCTGCGTAA
- a CDS encoding histone deacetylase, whose protein sequence is MSVGIVRDDVFLEHTTDDYHPENPNRLRSIYSMLDTMGSDGILFVPPRKATREEIAFNHDTAYIDYVAATSNKPPKRLDPDTVTSPKTYEASCLAAGGVLTLIDKLQSSEIQSAFALVRPPGHHAERDRAMGFCIFNNIAIGARYLEKTYKAKRVLIVDFDLHHGNGTQHSFYRDATVLYFSTHQYPYYPGTGWYEEIGEGDGEGYTVNVPMSYGMSDEDYLYAFREVLVPVSDIYKPEMVLVSAGFDAYYNDPLGGMVVTEGGYAMMTKMLLEIAKKHSKGGALFALEGGYDLTGLANSVKAVITEMKGDPAYSYNKKKDPSSEIIQTVKKLKHLLGPRLGNF, encoded by the coding sequence ATGAGCGTTGGCATTGTAAGGGACGATGTATTTTTAGAACATACCACTGATGACTACCACCCCGAAAATCCTAACAGGTTAAGATCCATTTACTCTATGCTCGACACCATGGGCAGTGATGGTATCCTCTTCGTGCCGCCGCGGAAGGCAACCCGCGAAGAGATAGCCTTCAATCACGATACTGCCTATATCGATTACGTTGCAGCCACGAGCAATAAACCGCCGAAGAGATTAGACCCCGACACGGTCACCTCTCCGAAGACCTACGAAGCATCCTGTCTTGCGGCAGGAGGCGTCCTGACCCTTATAGACAAGTTGCAATCTTCTGAGATACAAAGCGCCTTTGCCCTTGTGAGGCCCCCGGGTCATCACGCAGAGCGTGACAGGGCAATGGGCTTCTGCATCTTTAATAACATCGCTATCGGCGCACGATACCTGGAAAAAACATATAAAGCAAAGAGGGTCCTCATTGTTGATTTTGATCTTCACCATGGCAACGGGACCCAACATAGTTTTTACAGGGACGCCACGGTCCTCTACTTTTCAACGCATCAATACCCCTATTACCCCGGAACCGGTTGGTATGAAGAGATAGGCGAAGGTGACGGCGAAGGCTATACCGTTAACGTACCCATGTCCTACGGTATGTCCGACGAGGATTATCTCTATGCCTTCCGGGAGGTTCTGGTTCCTGTCTCGGACATCTACAAGCCGGAAATGGTTCTCGTTTCGGCGGGCTTCGATGCCTATTATAATGACCCCCTTGGCGGCATGGTAGTAACCGAAGGGGGGTACGCCATGATGACAAAAATGCTCCTTGAAATCGCGAAGAAGCACTCGAAGGGCGGGGCGCTTTTTGCCCTCGAGGGCGGCTATGACCTGACGGGGCTTGCAAATTCCGTGAAGGCGGTAATAACTGAGATGAAGGGGGATCCTGCCTATTCTTACAACAAGAAAAAGGACCCTTCGAGCGAGATAATACAGACGGTGAAAAAGTTAAAACATCTTTTGGGCCCCCGCTTGGGGAATTTTTAG
- a CDS encoding integration host factor subunit beta, with protein sequence MNKMDIINKLAADINVNQKIAKIAVDTIIDSVKKAIINNERVEIRGFGSFTLREYKAYKGRNPKSGEMVNVEPKRLPYFKVGKELKEMIWKDSV encoded by the coding sequence ATGAACAAAATGGACATCATCAACAAGCTTGCCGCTGACATCAACGTGAATCAGAAGATCGCAAAGATAGCAGTTGATACGATCATCGATAGCGTAAAAAAGGCCATTATAAATAATGAGCGCGTCGAGATAAGGGGTTTCGGGAGTTTTACCCTGAGGGAATATAAGGCATACAAAGGGAGAAACCCGAAAAGCGGCGAGATGGTCAATGTTGAGCCGAAAAGACTTCCCTATTTCAAGGTCGGCAAGGAATTGAAAGAGATGATATGGAAAGACTCTGTATAG
- a CDS encoding phosphoribosylformylglycinamidine synthase subunit PurQ, translating into MKKKRPKSLVLFGNGINCEYETAYANRLAGFDTDLLHVDRLMENPKDIRRYAFINFPGGFLDGDDLGSAKAQAVKWRHQKLRGSTERFIDELIGFVADGKILLGICNGFQLLVKTGLLPATGGEYGRQTVTLTSNDSGRFEDRWVYLKINQLSRCIFTRDMDKIYLPVRHGEGKCVADSRETVGKIKEGGHIVLQYADEKGNVTDEYPYSPNGSAEAIAGLCDESGRIFGLMPHPEGFIHYTQHPRWMREPIEKAGGDGLRIFKNAYRFVSENQ; encoded by the coding sequence ATGAAAAAGAAAAGACCAAAAAGCTTAGTGTTGTTCGGAAACGGGATAAACTGCGAATACGAAACCGCCTATGCCAACAGGCTCGCCGGATTTGATACGGACCTCCTCCACGTAGACCGCCTGATGGAAAATCCAAAGGATATTCGCCGCTATGCCTTTATCAATTTTCCCGGCGGCTTTCTTGATGGGGACGACCTTGGCTCTGCCAAAGCGCAGGCGGTAAAATGGCGGCATCAGAAGCTGCGTGGTTCAACGGAGAGGTTTATTGATGAACTGATCGGGTTTGTGGCCGATGGCAAGATACTGCTCGGCATATGCAATGGCTTCCAGCTCCTCGTGAAGACCGGCCTGCTTCCGGCAACCGGCGGTGAGTACGGAAGACAGACCGTAACGCTGACCTCTAATGATTCAGGGCGGTTTGAGGATCGATGGGTATACCTTAAAATCAATCAACTTTCTCGTTGCATATTTACCCGCGATATGGATAAAATTTATCTTCCCGTAAGACACGGCGAAGGAAAATGTGTTGCAGACAGCCGGGAGACTGTCGGAAAAATAAAAGAAGGCGGCCATATAGTTTTGCAGTATGCTGACGAAAAGGGAAACGTTACCGATGAATACCCTTATAGCCCCAATGGTTCGGCGGAAGCGATCGCCGGTCTGTGTGACGAGTCGGGACGAATCTTCGGGCTCATGCCGCATCCGGAGGGGTTTATCCACTATACACAACATCCCAGGTGGATGCGGGAACCCATTGAAAAGGCAGGGGGAGATGGATTGAGAATATTTAAGAACGCATATAGATTTGTATCAGAAAATCAATAG